AGCGAAAGCAGCCGGGAAAGCAGTCGTCAAAGCAGGTGGCAAAGCGGCACTCAAACAAATTGCAAAAGGAGGCATGAAAGGAATTACAAAGCAAGCCTTGAAAAAGGCTGCGAAAACGGGAGCGCGAGCTGCTCTTCGCGAAGGCCGAAAACGACTCTCAAGAAAAGGCATGAAAACGTTTGCCAAAAAATACattaagaaaaaaatcaagcaAAAGGCCAAAAAGAAGGTCAAAGAGGCAGGAAAAGAAATACTAGAAGGCATCCAAAGGCAAATCAGTGAAAGCGGCGAAGGTGATGACGAAGCAGGAGAAGACTCGGACGTAGAAGGGGAAGTCAATATTGACAGCATGCGATTTTTCAGCGGCGTGTGGAGAGGCTACTACAGCCAATACGGTACCAACTACGACGTCCAATGCGTTCTAGTCTTCGACTGGGACAGAAAGATAGCCGGCAAGGGAAGTGACACGGTGTCCAACTATACGGTATCAGGTCAGGTCAACCCCGACGGTCAGTTCGAGTTCAGAAAGGTTTACAGCGGTCCGACCGCTTATCACACTGTGACTTACGAGGGAACGGTGGAAATGTGCGATCAACCCGTTCTGCAGGGAGAATGGTGCATCGAGACCACCGGGCAGAGAGATCGCTTTGCGCTCGTTCTCTCCGAAGTCGGTCTCGATTCGGGCGTTGTTTGCATGTCGTGCGTCGAAGCCAGTGCCGCGCTGGCGATGACGCACGATCAGAAACGTCGCGAAATTGTCGAAGGTCTGCTCGAAGTGCTTGAGGGCGCGGATCGCGATCAGTTGACGGCTTGTAGTGATGAAGACCTTGTCAGTCTTGCGTTGACGCTTGCTgttgaggaggaggaagaggaggaaagcGACGAGTGACGGATTGGCGACGACTCATATAGACTGTGCCGCGGCGCGCTAGCTTTGCTGAGGGCTTTCTTCCGctaatttttcttcgtaaAGCTGATTTTCAGATTATATACTGCTGACTCAATCGTTCTGTCTGTGGCGCAGAGGGTAGACTAAGTTCCTCATGCAGGCCGGCTGCACTGCATGTAGTACCATGACTATAGATAGTATGACAGTGGTCTAACTCTAACGAACGGGGTTTGCTGTGGTAGAGACCAAATTATTGGTGCTATCTATTGGTCCGTCACGCCTAGATCGTGCATGACACAATGTGGCCAAGGGGCTAATTATCAGCTGTGCGATCTCCTCTATCTTCTTGGCGATtgtacttcttcttcttcgcatTTGGCTCCATTTTCTCCCACAATCGTTCCTTTATTGCCGTGTCGGGAACCTTTTGAATTGGTACATAGCGAGCGTGATGATGATCCCATAGGGGATCATTTCGTGCTGCGTTATAGGCAATGATGTAAGACCAGCGCGGTTTGGGCGACGTGTTCTTCGCCGACCGATGAAGCGTATTGCAGTGGAGAAAGAACACGTCGCCCGGCTCGAACTCACAATACACGAGTTCGTGACGCTCGAGAGCGGGCTCGACTCGCTGCATGTCGGCACCCAGTTGATCGCCGGACGATCCGTGATTGATTCGACCAATTTTGTGCGATCCCTTCAACACCTGCAGACAACCGTTCTCTTTTGTCGCGCCGTCAATCGCAATCATCGCACTCAGCATCAGAGGATACAGACAACCGTTTTTGTACCAGTAGCCATAGTCCTGATGCCATTCCCAAGCGCCGCCAACAAACG
The Oscarella lobularis chromosome 3, ooOscLobu1.1, whole genome shotgun sequence DNA segment above includes these coding regions:
- the LOC136185372 gene encoding ectoine dioxygenase-like, which codes for MLSAEEISRYHEDGYLFKRKMFDSEECAILFDAAKRDKEMTDNAVKRNDASGGVTKLSVWNHPVDDVYGMFSRSEKLTSCAEQLLEGEVYHYHSKIMLKEPFVGGAWEWHQDYGYWYKNGCLYPLMLSAMIAIDGATKENGCLQVLKGSHKIGRINHGSSGDQLGADMQRVEPALERHELVYCEFEPGDVFFLHCNTLHRSAKNTSPKPRWSYIIAYNAARNDPLWDHHHARYVPIQKVPDTAIKERLWEKMEPNAKKKKYNRQEDRGDRTADN